The Leptolyngbya sp. CCY15150 genome window below encodes:
- a CDS encoding lmo0937 family membrane protein encodes MVNLIWTAVVVLIILWLLGFSVSIGGGLIHLLLVLALIGIVYNLLTGRRV; translated from the coding sequence ATGGTTAACTTAATCTGGACAGCAGTTGTTGTTCTGATCATTCTTTGGTTACTAGGCTTTTCGGTCAGCATTGGTGGGGGATTAATCCACTTGCTGCTAGTGTTGGCATTAATCGGCATTGTTTATAATTTGCTGACAGGACGCCGCGTCTAG
- a CDS encoding 2OG-Fe(II) oxygenase, with the protein MSQLPNLPEGLATVQAPVLVIPRIFEPELCEDLIAYYDQLGGEASGFMRDMNGKTVQISDPSFKRRQDQEILNQNLRNMAMFRIHDRLVPEIAKAFQFHATRIERHIISCYDSITGGFFRPHRDNTTKGTAHRRFAVSLNLNTGAYDGGLLRFPEFGRQTYSAPAGGAVVFSCSLLHEATPVTAGRRYAYLPFLYDDAAAQVREQNQHFLDHASANRSVSSQTQSPDKGRRGFMPIARSKRKP; encoded by the coding sequence TTGTCTCAACTGCCGAACTTGCCTGAAGGATTAGCTACGGTTCAAGCTCCAGTTTTAGTCATACCTCGTATTTTTGAACCAGAGTTGTGTGAGGACTTGATCGCCTACTACGATCAGCTAGGAGGTGAAGCGTCTGGATTTATGAGAGATATGAATGGTAAGACTGTACAAATTTCAGATCCAAGCTTCAAGCGTCGGCAAGATCAGGAAATTTTGAATCAAAACCTGCGCAATATGGCTATGTTTCGCATCCACGATCGCTTAGTGCCTGAGATAGCCAAGGCTTTTCAATTTCACGCTACCCGTATTGAGCGCCATATCATATCTTGCTATGATAGTATCACAGGGGGATTTTTTCGCCCTCATCGAGATAATACAACCAAAGGGACAGCCCACCGTCGATTTGCTGTATCGCTTAATCTCAATACAGGGGCTTACGACGGTGGGCTATTGCGTTTTCCAGAGTTTGGGCGTCAAACCTACAGCGCACCGGCAGGTGGTGCCGTTGTCTTTTCCTGTTCATTGCTGCATGAGGCAACGCCCGTGACAGCGGGGCGACGATATGCCTATCTACCTTTTCTGTATGATGATGCAGCGGCCCAAGTACGAGAGCAAAACCAACACTTTTTAGATCATGCATCTGCCAACCGTTCTGTTTCTTCTCAGACCCAATCACCGGATAAGGGTAGACGTGGCTTCATGCCGATCGCTCGTTCAAAACGGAAGCCTTAG